One part of the Quercus lobata isolate SW786 chromosome 7, ValleyOak3.0 Primary Assembly, whole genome shotgun sequence genome encodes these proteins:
- the LOC115952432 gene encoding UDP-glycosyltransferase 73C4-like — MASQSQIHQLHFLFIPLMSQSHLIPFTEMAKLFAHHGVKVTIVLTHVNAARFNTILEQAKASNLNIEFVSLRFPGQEAGFPEGCENMDTLPSLNLTLQFFAASSMLQKPLEKWLEELESLPNCIISDLCLPWTTEIGLNFKIPRFVFYTTCCFCLVCNHNISCSRVLEGVTSDSQTFLVPNIPDRIEFTKAQLPADKRTSSDESKKIMNQLETAKLSAEGLVVNTFEELEARYVEEYQKGGQKLWCIGPLSLCNKAISDKFEIGNKTSIDECNCLTWLDSMKPNSVIYVCFGSLSEMLASQLVELALALESSDYPFIWVIKRGKYSEELENWLVEENFEEKIKGRGLIIRTWAPQVQILSHLATGGFLTHCGWNSTLEGISAGVPMITWPMFAEQFYNEKLLVEVFRIGVSVGVKTSADYGEEKDRVLVRSEDVKKAIKQLMDKGEEAEERRKRARKLGEIAKKSVEEGGSSYMNVKKLIQHISENKSIIRLQKGKERSIMT; from the exons ATGGCCTCACAGTCACAAATTCACCAGCTTCACTTCCTTTTTATCCCTTTAATGTCCCAAAGCCATCTCATCCCTTTCACTGAAATGGCCAAACTCTTTGCACACCATGGcgtaaaagttaccattgtccTCACACACGTTAATGCAGCTCGGTTCAACACAATCCTTGAACAAGCAAAAGCCTCAAACCTCAACATTGAATTCGTTTCACTTCGTTTTCCTGGCCAAGAAGCCGGATTTCCTGAAGGATGCGAAAACATGGACACCCTCCCTTCCCTCAACTTAACACTACAATTTTTTGCAGCAAGTAGCATGCTACAAAAACCACTTGAAAAGTGGCTAGAAGAGTTAGAATCTTTGCCTAACTGTATTATTTCTGATTTATGTCTCCCTTGGACCACAGAGATTGGCCTCAATTTCAAGATTCCAAGGTTTGTCTTCTATACAACATGTTGCTTCTGTCTAGTGTGTAATCACAACATATCTTGCTCTAGGGTGCTCGAGGGAGTCACATCTGACTCACAGACATTTTTGGTTCCCAACATCCCAGACAGGATTGAATTCACTAAGGCCCAGCTACCTGCAGATAAGAGAACAAGTTCGGAtgaatccaaaaaaattatgaaccAACTTGAAACGGCTAAGCTATCTGCAGAAGGGTTGGTGGTTAACACATTTGAAGAGTTAGAGGCAAGATACGTGGAAGAATACCAGAAAGGGGGCCAGAAACTTTGGTGCATAGGGCCGCTATCTTTATGTAACAAAGCGATATCTGATAAGTTTGAAATAGGAAACAAGACCTCCATTGATGAGTGCAATTGCTTGACTTGGCTAGATTCAATGAAGCCCAACTCTGTCATTTATGTTTGCTTTGGAAGTCTTTCTGAAATGTTAGCTTCACAATTAGTGGAGCTTGCTTTGGCCTTAGAATCATCCGACTATCCATTCATTTGGGTTATTAAAAGGGGAAAGTATTCCGAAGAGTTAGAAAATTGGTTAGTTGAAGAAAACTTTGAAGAGAAGATTAAAGGGAGAGGTCTTATAATTCGAACATGGGCACCACAAGTTCAAATACTATCCCATTTAGCAACTGGAGGGTTCTTAACGCATTGTGGTTGGAATTCTACACTAGAAGGAATAAGTGCAGGCGTGCCAATGATAACATGGCCTATGTTTGCTGAGCAGTTCTACAATGAGAAATTACTTGTCGAAGTGTTTAGGATTGGTGTGAGTGTAGGAGTTAAGACTTCTGCGGACTATGGGGAAGAGAAGGATAGGGTGTTGGTGAGGAGTGAGGATGTGAAGAAGGCAATAAAGCAGTTGATGGATAAAGGAGAAGAGgcagaagagagaagaaagagagctagAAAGCTTGGAGAAATCGCTAAGAAGTCAGTTGAAGAAGGGGGATCTTCTTACATGAATGTGAAGAAGTTGATCCAACATATATCAGAGAACAAGTCAATCATCAG ACTACAAAAAGGAAAGGAGAGATCAATCATGACATAA